The following DNA comes from Candidatus Cloacimonadota bacterium.
TTAACTACAACCCCCTCACTTGGGGCGGCGATTACAAGGATGATGTGGCCATCCATATTCCAGATGATTATTTCCTGCGCACCATGTATCAGCGTGACGGCACCTACAGCGCGGAGGGCGTCTGGAACGCCATCAACCAGGGCGCCAACGCCATGAACCACATGGGCCACGCCAACGAAACCTACCTGATGGGGCAAAGCAACAACACCATCCAGCAACTCCAGAACACGGAATACGGATTTCTTTACAGCCAGGGATGCTATCCCGCCGCTTTTGACCAGCGGACCAGTGGGATTAGCGAATGCATCGGCGAACACCTGTCCTTCGCGAATGGCGGGGTTTTCGCCTTCATTGGTAACACGCGCTACGGCTGGTACATGCCGGGCAGCATTGATGGCCCCTCGCAGTTTTATGATCGCGAGTTTTTCATCGGCCTGTACGAGACCCCGAACACCCGCCTGGGCCAGGCGCTCAGCTATTCCCGGCTGCAAAACCTCAATGCCGCGCTCAGCATAGACGTAATGCGCTGGTGCTACTACCAGATGGTGCTGTTCGGCGATCCTTCTATAGAGATCAAATATCCCGATACCTCTCTGCCTTTCCTTACTTTGGAAGATTACAGCATCTCCGATATCGAAGGTGATGGCGACGGCGGCATCAACCCCGGCGAAATCCTGCGCATCTTTCCTGTGATCCGCAACCATCAGGACTGGGCGACAGCCAATAATGTTAGCGTGACCCTGCAAAATGTCCCGGCTGGAGTGGAGGTGCTGACCGGTACACAGAGCATCTCCCAGATCCTGCCTGGCGAGACCAGCCCGGATGGATTTTTCATCCGCGTGCAATTAAGCCCCGACATCGGCTATGGAATCTACCAGATGCAACTTACGCTGGACGCGGTGCATCCCACCACCGGTCTCAGCATCGGTATTCGCAGGTTTGACATCAGCGTAGAGGTCACCATGGTGGATAACCGATATCCCTGGGATTGCCAGATCCAAACCAAATCCGCGCCCATGGTGCACGATTTCAACCGCGACGGAAGCTCTGATATCATGTATCTGGATGTTTATGGCCGGGCCTATTACATTGATGGGTATGGCGAGAATTTCGATGGCTGGTTCGCTCCTCCGCAACAGGATATCATGAGTAGCGCCGCCATTGGCGACATCACCGGCGACGGCGCTCCCGAGATAGTTTACTCCAGCCGCACCGGACGTCTTTTGGCCACCTCCCTGTCCGGGGTTCCTGTCTTCGATTACAACGCCGGCAGCCCGTTGCTGTTCAGCCCTGTGATCGCTACCATCGACGCTTCCGGCACAGACAAGGTGCTGGCGCAGGGGCTCAATGGCGATCTGCATGCCGTTGATCATAATGGCATACCGGTTCCGGGTTTCCCCGTAAACCTCGGTTCCGCCTACTTTTCAGAGATGGCAGCTGCCGACCTGGACGGCGACTGCCTGATGGAAATCATCGTCGGCACCAACAACGGCAATTTGCACGTCCTGGACGGCACTGGCAACTACAAACCCGGGTTCCCCATTTCTATATTCGGCGCCATATCCGGTGCACCAACTGTGCTGGACAACGGCAGAATCGCCCTGGGAGCGAACACCCGGATGCTGTTGGTTTCACCCACCGGAGAGATCCTGGTGGACAAGCAAATCCCCTCCGCGATGGCCTCCAGTCCAGTTTTGGCTGATCTCAACGGTGACGGGGCCCTGGAAATAGTATTTGTGACTCTTGGCGGAATCCTCTGCGCGGTTGACCAAAACGGCGATTACCTGAGCGGATTTCCTTTGAATGTCGGAGCAGTATGCAACACCCCGCCCCTCATTGCAAACCTGGACGACGATCCCGCCCCGGAAATCCTGGTCTCCAGCAACATCAACTCCGTTTATGCCTACAAAACCGACGGATCCATGCTGGACGGATTCCCCTTCATCACTTCCTATAACGGCACCACTCCGGGCACCATCTGCGATCTGGATAGCGACGGAATCTTGAAACTGGTGAGCGGCTACTCCACCGGTGTCTTGGTGTTGAATCTGCGCCGCGCCGCCGGAGGTTGCATGCCTTGGGTCACCTATCGCGGCTCGCTAAAACGCCAGGGCAGCCACGCAGCTGCAATTCTTCCGAGTTCTGACCCCACTGTACCAGCGCTTTCGGACAAACTGCTGCAGAACTATCCCAATCCCTTCAATCCCAGCACCACCATCGCTTTCCAGACTGCTCAGAATGGTGAGGCGCGCCTGACAGTGTTCAACCTGAAAGGCCAGTCCGTGCGCGAACTCAACTCCGGATATCTGCCCAAAGGCGATCACAGCGTGCTTTGGGACGGACGAGACGATTGCGGCAACGCTGTGGCCAGCGGTTTGTACTTCTACCGGTTGCAAACCCGCGAAGCCTCGATCACAAAGCGTATGCTACTAATGAAGTGAAAAAGGGCTTGACTTGAAAACAGCCATAACCATTATAAGATCATATGATAAATACAAACAAGGAGACCAAAAATGCCCAAAGTACTGATCGCCACGGAAAAACCCTTTGCCGCGGCCGCCGTGCAAAAAATCAAAGCCGAGCTTGACGCCGCAGGCTATACCCATGCCTGGCTGGAAAACTACACCGATCCCAAAGACCTTCACACCGCCGTCGCGGATGCCGATGCCCTCATCATCCGCAGCGACAAGGTTGACGAAGCCGTCTTCGCAGCAGCTCCGAAACTCAAAATCGTGGTGCGCGCCGGCGCCGGATATGACAACATCGACCTCGCCGCTGCCACAGCCCACAACGTGGTGGCCATGAACACTCCTGGCCAGAATTCCAACGCAGTGGCAGAGCTTGCCCTGGCTATGATGATCTATATGGCGCGGGGCAAATTCAACGGCAAAAGCGGATCCGAACTGGCCGGCAAGAAGCTGGTGCTCTATGGTTTCGGTTTCGTTCCCCGTTTTCTGGCCAAGATGGCCAAAGGCGTAGGAATGGAAGTTTTCGCCTACGATCCCTACATCAGCCCTGAAATAATGGCCAAGGAAGGCGTCACCACCCTAAACAGCGTACAGGAAATCTTCAGTACCGGCGACTACATTTCCCTGCACATTCCCGCCACAGCCGAAACCAAGAAATCCATCAACTGGGACCTGCTTTCCCTGATGAAGGACAATTGCATCATGGTGAACACCGCGCGCAAAGAAGTCATCGACGAAGATTCTCTGCTGAAGGCCTTTGAAGAAAAAGCGAAATTCCGTTATGTGAGCGACGTGGAACCCGATTGCTCCGCCAAACTAGCTGAGCTCTACCCCGACCGCAGCTATTGGACCCCCAAGAAAATGGGGGCCCAGACCGGTGAAGCCAACGTCAATGCCGGCGTGGCCGCTGCTAAGCAGATCATCGCCTTCCTCGAAAAGGGCGATACAACCTTCAAGGTAAATTAATTACGCCTCCGGACCTCAGTTCGGAACGCAAAAGATAACCCCCGGTTTTTGACCGGGGGTTTTTCAATATGGGTGACGGCGCCGCTTATGCTTCGCTGCTGATGGGGACCACAGAGACGAACTTTCTGTTGCTGGCCCCGCGGGTCTCAAATTTCACATGGCCTTCGATGAGGCTGAACAGGGTATAGTCCCTGCCCATGCCGACGTTGGCGCCGGGATGGATTTTCGTGCCTTTCTGGCGCACGATGATGTTGCCGGCCACAACATACTCACTGCCGTACTTTTTCACGCCGCGGTATTTGGGATTGCTGTCCCGTCCGTTGCGGCTGCTTCCGACTCCTTTCTTATGTGCCATTTCTCATCTCCTCAAATCCGGATACCGGTGACTTTAATTTCTGTGTATTGCTCACGGTAACCTTTTTTAACACGGTAACCTTTCCTGCGTTTGGCATGGTAGATCACCTTCTTTTTGCCTTTACCGTGCTCGATTACTTCTGCAAGTACTGCTGCGCCTTCTACTACGGGCTGGCCGACCATGATCTCGTCCTCATTGCGGACAAGCAACACCCGGTCAAACTCCAGGCTCTGGCCCGGCTCCGCCGTATTCAGCAGGGGAACGCGCAGGATGGCGTTTGCTTCAGCCCTGTACTGAAATCCTTTGATATCAACGATGGCGTACATCTTGACTCCTTATTTTTGTATGGAAATTCACAATTTTTCGAGGCCCGCTATCCGTCAAGGGGAAAATTGGCTGGTGCTTAACCCCCTCCATTTCATCTCCCTGTTGCCTCCCGCATAATTCCCGTATTCGATGCGGCCATTATGCGGGAGGCGATGCAGAGGCGGAAGTTCGGGGGCTAAGGTTGGAGTAAGGTTCATGAGCCCAAACATAATATACATCAGGATTACAGCGTTAGCCTCGGCAGCGGCGCCTGTTTTTTGCTTGAAGATTGGAACGATTCATGCAACCCTTACAATTTGCCTTAAATACTTGCAAGCAATACGGGAGGAAAAATGCGTAACGCAATGTTACTGTTGACGTTGGCCTTGGGGCTTGGAGCCCTGACGGCGCAGATGAGCCCCCTCCATCTGGTGGGGGAGGGTCATTTTGCCGGTAAGGCCGCTGTACATTCCGAGCCAGGACTGCTGGCTATGGTTTATTTCAACAACCCCGGAGCTCACCCAGGTCTAACTGGCTGGATCGTTTATAGATCCAGCACCGACGGCGGCGACTCCTGGACTTCCGTCAATGTTGCCCAAGCCAGCAACTGTCTTACCAGACCCACTCTCTTTTACTCACCAGAGGAAATTATCATCACCTACACCAGCGGCACGGACAGGTTGATGGCTAAATCAGTCGATGGCGGCCTGACCTGGCTAACCGCGACAGATGATCCCTCTCTGGATACCGGTCGAACGTTCGAGAACAGTCCCATCACGGAACGAAGGGACGGCCAGCTCAAAACCGTCGATTTGTTGCTGCCCTATCCCGAGCACTCGCAGGATGATTACTGCCATCCGGATGATCCGGAGGAACTGATTGTACCACATATAATTACCGAAAATGATATATCCTCCAACGACACGAACCTCTATTATCATGGCCAGGATCAGATCTATGGCGGCGTTCGTTTGAATTCCGATCTCTGGATCAAGCGAACCTCAGGCGGCTCCAACAACGGCTGGCCCGCTTTTTACGGCCCGGTCATCATCAGCGGCGAGGTGATGAGCTTCAGCGGAACCTATAATGAACAC
Coding sequences within:
- a CDS encoding 3-phosphoglycerate dehydrogenase, whose protein sequence is MPKVLIATEKPFAAAAVQKIKAELDAAGYTHAWLENYTDPKDLHTAVADADALIIRSDKVDEAVFAAAPKLKIVVRAGAGYDNIDLAAATAHNVVAMNTPGQNSNAVAELALAMMIYMARGKFNGKSGSELAGKKLVLYGFGFVPRFLAKMAKGVGMEVFAYDPYISPEIMAKEGVTTLNSVQEIFSTGDYISLHIPATAETKKSINWDLLSLMKDNCIMVNTARKEVIDEDSLLKAFEEKAKFRYVSDVEPDCSAKLAELYPDRSYWTPKKMGAQTGEANVNAGVAAAKQIIAFLEKGDTTFKVN
- the rpmA gene encoding 50S ribosomal protein L27, with the protein product MAHKKGVGSSRNGRDSNPKYRGVKKYGSEYVVAGNIIVRQKGTKIHPGANVGMGRDYTLFSLIEGHVKFETRGASNRKFVSVVPISSEA
- the rplU gene encoding 50S ribosomal protein L21 — its product is MYAIVDIKGFQYRAEANAILRVPLLNTAEPGQSLEFDRVLLVRNEDEIMVGQPVVEGAAVLAEVIEHGKGKKKVIYHAKRRKGYRVKKGYREQYTEIKVTGIRI
- a CDS encoding T9SS type A sorting domain-containing protein, which gives rise to MKRTLLLIGLLALCGLAFGLSLHLNVDPAGATGATRGAETAPLMDPGVPVLNYLPVRVLLPFGEKVLNVSVNLDEPQLHDDRAELDFVRAQQKISQPHPDTTQPDPAIWSVDAAWPSQDFSYLGVQSMRGYQIAVINVYPFKYNPVKKHLLASIHVQIEIETTFDEATARTSANFFAPARGNSDLQDLVLNPDAAASYLNSASYRDHVPQSRLIDLSVPKKMIIITSDSCTSNFTNYIQWRNTQNISTGLFSTADIYDAYLGTDNAEKVRNFIIDAYQTWATSATPLEYVILGGDDEIVPERGCYGQVGDTVDNRMPTDIYFSNLDGNWNANGNNIWGEPSDDVDMLPEVHIGRFPAETQSEFANIFRKTQYYVNNDTFSNNISIMFGENLNYNPLTWGGDYKDDVAIHIPDDYFLRTMYQRDGTYSAEGVWNAINQGANAMNHMGHANETYLMGQSNNTIQQLQNTEYGFLYSQGCYPAAFDQRTSGISECIGEHLSFANGGVFAFIGNTRYGWYMPGSIDGPSQFYDREFFIGLYETPNTRLGQALSYSRLQNLNAALSIDVMRWCYYQMVLFGDPSIEIKYPDTSLPFLTLEDYSISDIEGDGDGGINPGEILRIFPVIRNHQDWATANNVSVTLQNVPAGVEVLTGTQSISQILPGETSPDGFFIRVQLSPDIGYGIYQMQLTLDAVHPTTGLSIGIRRFDISVEVTMVDNRYPWDCQIQTKSAPMVHDFNRDGSSDIMYLDVYGRAYYIDGYGENFDGWFAPPQQDIMSSAAIGDITGDGAPEIVYSSRTGRLLATSLSGVPVFDYNAGSPLLFSPVIATIDASGTDKVLAQGLNGDLHAVDHNGIPVPGFPVNLGSAYFSEMAAADLDGDCLMEIIVGTNNGNLHVLDGTGNYKPGFPISIFGAISGAPTVLDNGRIALGANTRMLLVSPTGEILVDKQIPSAMASSPVLADLNGDGALEIVFVTLGGILCAVDQNGDYLSGFPLNVGAVCNTPPLIANLDDDPAPEILVSSNINSVYAYKTDGSMLDGFPFITSYNGTTPGTICDLDSDGILKLVSGYSTGVLVLNLRRAAGGCMPWVTYRGSLKRQGSHAAAILPSSDPTVPALSDKLLQNYPNPFNPSTTIAFQTAQNGEARLTVFNLKGQSVRELNSGYLPKGDHSVLWDGRDDCGNAVASGLYFYRLQTREASITKRMLLMK